One Mesotoga infera genomic window, TCAACTGCGAAGAGTCCTCACTGTTCGGCCGGGCATCGTTGGGATCGGCGTTCTTCCTCAAGGGAGAGGAAGCTTTGGGGGACTATGAAACATTGATCGGAGAAAGAGTATCCCTGACTGAACTAATGGAAAAGGCGGATTTTCAGAGGTTTTCTCAAGTTGGAAAGCCGTTTGTTGAAGAAGGAACAAGATTCATCGAAATACATGTGGATCAATCAAAAGAGTTATCAAAGAAAGCCTTGGATTTTGCATTTGTTGAGAAGATTGCCGGTCAAAGGAGACTCAGTTTCACTTTCAAAGGTGAGACCAATCATTCGAGCCTTATGAATCTCTCGGCAAGAAGAGACTCGCTTCTGGCTTCAACTTCTGCCATATTAAAGGCAAGCGAGTTGAGCAAGCTAATGTCATCAGAGGAGGTCGTTGGGACCGTAACAAGGCTAGTCAATACTCCAAATGTAATGAATATGATTCCTGGAGAGACCGAGACTACCGTAGACATAAGAGGCTTCTCAGTTCGTTCTCTCGAAGAATTCAAAGGCTCTCTGACAGATTATTGTAGAGCCGTATCCGAAGGGGCTGCTATAGAATTCTCTTCGTCGGAGTTCTCCACTATGGATCCGGCGACAATGGACAGCTCTTACCTCAAATACCTCCAAAACAGTTTGACTGTTAAGGGACTTTCTTCTACAAGAATGAATAGCATAGCCTGGCACGACATTGCGGAGGTTTCGAAGTACTTCCCATCTTCTCTTATCTTGCTGCCAAATCCTACGGGAGTAAGTCATTCACCAAGAGAGGCGATGGATCTAACTTCATTCTCCAAACTACTTAATGCTATGCTAGAGATCTTTGGAGGTTCACATGCTTCTAATTAGAAATTCAAATCTCGTAGATTGGAGAAGATCCAGCAGAACAACCTATGACATTCTGATCGACGACGGTGTGATAAAGAAGATAGATACAAGAATTGACTGCAGCGATGCAGATATCATTGAAGCCAAAGGACTTGTTGCAATACCTGGAATAGTAGATCCCCACGTACACTTGAGACAACCGGGGTATGAGTGGAAAGAGACTGTGGAAAGCGGCGTCCTGGCAGCGACATCCGGCGGTGTTACCTCACTGTGTGCCATGCCAAATGTAATGCCCTGCCCGGACTCAGTTGAAAACTATCATTATGTCAGGTCCTTTCAAAGTGATACGGTTATAAGAGTTCTGCAGTCCTGTTCAATAAACCAAAACCTGTCTGGCAGGCGAAACAACTGGAAAGAGCTTTATGAAGCCGGCTCAATAGTATTCACCAATGACGGTCTTCCCGTAGATCGAAATAGCGACATGGCCGCTGTTCTATGGTTTTCAAAAGAAACAGGTGTCCTGGTTGCCGAACATCCCGAAATTCCGGAATTTGACAAAAGTTTGGGAAACACAGAGAATGCTGTCATTTGCAGGGATGTCATCCTTAACGAGAGGATCGGCGGTAGACTTC contains:
- a CDS encoding hydantoinase/carbamoylase family amidase; the encoded protein is MNRRQSEGVSLSGLEYLASEEIDRLAKFTSTDEGVTRLPFTKENRLALEYLAKRLSEVGKRVYVDRMGNILTSSGRESQRDDKVVFCSHYDSVPNGGKYDGTAGVVFGILLLTLLGKAEAERIELCAFNCEESSLFGRASLGSAFFLKGEEALGDYETLIGERVSLTELMEKADFQRFSQVGKPFVEEGTRFIEIHVDQSKELSKKALDFAFVEKIAGQRRLSFTFKGETNHSSLMNLSARRDSLLASTSAILKASELSKLMSSEEVVGTVTRLVNTPNVMNMIPGETETTVDIRGFSVRSLEEFKGSLTDYCRAVSEGAAIEFSSSEFSTMDPATMDSSYLKYLQNSLTVKGLSSTRMNSIAWHDIAEVSKYFPSSLILLPNPTGVSHSPREAMDLTSFSKLLNAMLEIFGGSHASN